Proteins encoded by one window of Arachis ipaensis cultivar K30076 chromosome B04, Araip1.1, whole genome shotgun sequence:
- the LOC107638851 gene encoding obg-like ATPase 1 — translation MPPKAAKSKEAPAERPILGRFSSHLKIGIVGLPNVGKSTLFNTLTKMAIPAENFPFCTIEPNEARVNVPDERFEWLCQLYKPKSEVSAFLEIHDIAGLVRGAHQGQGLGNSFLSHIRAVDGIFHVLRAFEDPDIIHVDDVVDPVRDLEVITEELRLKDIEFMERKLEDLEKSMKRSNDKQLKIEHECCQRVKAFIEEGKDVRLGDWKAADIEIINTFQLLTAKPVVYLVNMTEKDYQRKKNKFLPKIHAWVQEHGGGQIIPFSCVLERTLADMPPDEAAKYCEANQVQSALSKIIKTGFSAINLIYFFTAGPDEVKCWQIRRQTKAPQAAGTIHTDFEKGFICAEVMKFDDLKELGSEAAVKAAGKYKQEGKTYVVQDGDIIFFKFNVSGGGKK, via the exons ATGCCTCCAAAAGCTGCGAAATCGAAGGAAGCACCTGCTGAGCGCCCAATCCTTGGTCGATTCTCTTCTCATCTCAAGATTGGCATT GTGGGCTTGCCAAATGTGGGAAAATCTACACTTTTTAATACACTCACCAAGATGGCAATACCTGCTGAGAACTTCCCATTTTGCACCATTGAGCCTAATGAGGCAAGGGTCAATGTCCCTGATGAGAGATTTGAGTGGCTCTGCCAATTATACAAGCCAAAAAGTGAG GTTTCAGCTTTCTTAGAAATCCATGATATAGCTGGATTGGTCCGAGGTGCTCATCAAGGACAAGGGTTGGGAAATAGTTTTTTGTCCCACATCCGTGCTGTAGACGGCATTTTTCACGTTCTAC GAGCATTTGAGGATCCCGATATTATCCATGTAGACGATGTTGTTGATCCAGTGAGGGATTTAGAGGTTATTACTGAAGAATTGCGGCTGAAG GATATTGAATTCATGGAAAGAAAGCTAGAGGATCTTGAGAAGAGCATGAAGAGGAGCAACGACAAGCAGTTAAAAATTGAGCACGAATGCTGTCAAAGG GTTAAGGCATTCATTGAGGAAGGAAAAGATGTGCGCCTAGGGGATTGGAAAGCTGCTGATATTGAGATTATAAATACATTTCAGTTGCTAACTGCCAAGCCTGTTGTATATTTg GTTAATATGACAGAAAAAGATTaccaaagaaaaaagaacaagTTTCTtccaaaaattcatgcatg GGTCCAGGAGCATGGTGGTGGACAAATTATTCCTTTCAGTTGTGTTTTAGAGAGGACACTTGCTGATATGCCGCCAGACGAAGCAGCTAAGTATTGTGAGGCGAATCAAGTTCAAAG TGCTCTTAGCAAAATAATAAAGACTGGATTTTCAGCTATTAATCTCATATACTTCTTCACAGCAGGACCCGATGAG GTTAAATGTTGGCAAATTAGACGCCAAACAAAGGCTCCTCAAGCTGCAGGGACTATCCACACtgattttgaaaaaggatttatCTGTGCCGAG GTAATGAAGTTTGATGATCTAAAGGAACTTGGTAGTGAGGCAGCTGTAAAg GCTGCTGGAAAGTATAAGCAGGAAGGTAAAACCTATGTAGTCCAAGATGGTGACATTATATTTTTCAAGTTCAATGTTTCTGGTGGAGGCAAGAAGTGA
- the LOC107638850 gene encoding probable receptor-like protein kinase At1g30570: MWRVLGVGHSYLLILMVLVSVRLSIVEAQKKSVLINCGSNSSVNVDGRRWVGDMSPNNNVTLSSPGVAVSTSPFSGSSIYDSLYKTARIFTGSLNYTIKDLQGNYVLRFHFSPFVDVEDYNVNKSSFSVVANSLKLLSEFNVPEKISQLQNSGKNSSSFSLIKEYLFDISAELVIEFVSTGNSFGFVNAIEVVPVVDELFASSVRKVGGGNLNVTGRGMETMYRLNVGGPEIQPDQDPDLWRTWEMDSGYMITQNAGIGINNSSNITYASANDTSVAPLLVYETARAMSNTEVLDKRFNMSWKFEVDPDFDYLVRLHFCELVYDKANERIFKIYINNRTAADNVDVYVQAGGKNKAYHLDYFDAMSLSIDTLWVQLGPDAGAGAAGTDALLNGLEIFKLSRNGNLAYVDKHDSAGNAASKSKVLWVGIGAGLASIAVIAVIVILVFCFCRSRKNKSSDTKNNSPGWRPLFLVGAAVNSTMAAKGSSGSQKAYGSVVSTRAGKHFTLAEIIAATKNFDESLVIGVGGFGKVYKGEIDGGVLAAIKRSNPQSEQGLAEFETEIEMLSKLRHRHLVSLIGFCEEKNEMILVYEYMSNGTLRSHLFGSDLPPLTWKQRLEVCIGAARGLHYLHTGAERGIIHRDVKTTNILLDENFVAKMADFGLSKDGPALDHTHVSTAVKGSFGYLDPEYFRRQQLTEKSDVYSFGVVLFEVVCARAVINPTLPKDQINLAEWAMRWQRQRSIETIIDPHLRGNYCPESLAKFGEIAEKCLADDGKSRPTMGEVLWHLEYVLQLHEAWLNRDSIVTSFSSSQDLRGAKDGGLELVHESSSQDEENE, from the coding sequence ATGTGGAGGGTTCTTGGGGTAGGACACTCTTATTTACTGATTCTGATGGTGTTAGTCTCAGTGAGATTGAGCATTGTTGAGGCTCAAAAAAAGTCCGTTCTCATAAACTGTGGTTCAAACTCTTCTGTGAATGTGGATGGTAGAAGATGGGTTGGGGATATGAGCCCTAATAATAATGTCACTCTTAGTTCCCCTGGTGTTGCAGTATCCACCTCTCCATTTAGTGGAAGTTCTATCTATGATTCACTCTACAAAACAGCCAGGATTTTCACTGGTTCTTTGAATTACACAATCAAAGATCTTCAAGGGAACTATGTTCTTAGGTTCCATTTTTCCCCCTTTGTGGATGTTGAGGACTACAATGTGAATAAGTCCTCATTTAGTGTGGTGGCTAATAGTCTGAAACTACTCTCTGAGTTCAATGTTCCGGAGAAGATTTCGCAGTTGCAGAATTCGGGAAAGAATTCTAGTTCATTCTCCTTGATTAAGGAGTACCTTTTTGATATCAGTGCAGAGCTTGTGATTGAGTTTGTTTCAACTGGAAACTCCTTTGGATTTGTCAATGCCATTGAAGTTGTCCCAGTTGTGGATGAGCTCTTTGCCAGCTCAGTCAGAAAAGTTGGTGGTGGAAACCTGAATGTGACGGGACGTGGAATGGAGACTATGTATAGATTAAATGTTGGTGGTCCTGAGATTCAACCTGATCAAGATCCTGATCTTTGGAGAACTTGGGAAATGGATTCTGGCTATATGATCACACAAAATGCTGGCATAGGAATTAACAACAGTTCCAATATCACTTATGCTTCTGCAAATGATACTTCAGTAGCTCCTCTACTTGTATACGAAACTGCAAGGGCAATGTCAAACACAGAAGTCTTGGACAAGAGATTTAACATGTCCTGGAAATTCGAAGTGGATCCCGATTTTGATTATTTGGTCCGGCTACATTTCTGCGAGTTGGTTTATGATAAGGCGAACGAGAGGATTTTCAAGATCTACATAAACAACAGGACTGCTGCAGATAATGTTGATGTTTATGTTCAAGCAGGAGGGAAGAATAAAGCATATCACCTGGACTATTTCGACGCCATGTCTTTGAGCATTGATACATTATGGGTTCAACTAGGTCCTGATGCAGGTGCTGGTGCTGCGGGAACTGATGCTCTCTTGAATGGACTAGAGATCTTCAAGCTTAGTCGAAATGGGAATCTAGCCTATGTCGATAAACATGACTCAGCTGGCAATGCAGCAAGCAAATCAAAAGTTCTTTGGGTTGGAATTGGAGCAGGTCTAGCTTCTATTGCTGTAATTGCAGTTATAGTTattcttgttttctgtttctgCAGAAGCCGGAAGAACAAATCAAGTGACACGAAAAACAATTCTCCTGGTTGGCGACCTTTGTTCCTTGTTGGGGCGGCTGTGAACAGCACCATGGCTGCGAAGGGATCATCAGGAAGTCAAAAAGCATATGGATCTGTGGTCTCAACAAGAGCTGGCAAGCACTTTACATTGGCTGAAATCATTGCTGCCACAAAAAATTTTGATGAGAGCTTGGTAATTGGAGTTGGAGGCTTTGGTAAGGTGtacaagggggagattgatggtGGTGTCCTTGCTGCGATCAAGCGATCCAACCCGCAATCTGAGCAAGGCTTGGCTGAATTTGAGACAGAAATTGAGATGCTCTCCAAACTCAGGCATAGGCATCTTGTGTCATTGATTGGTTTCtgtgaagaaaaaaatgaaatgattCTGGTTTATGAGTATATGTCCAATGGAACTCTTAGAAGCCACTTGTTTGGGAGTGATCTTCCCCCATTAACTTGGAAGCAACGTCTCGAGGTGTGCATTGGCGCTGCTAGGGGACTTCACTACCTACATACAGGAGCCGAGCGTGGTATAATTCACAGGGATGTCAAGACAACCAACATATTGCTGGATGAGAACTTTGTAGCCAAAATGGCCGATTTTGGTTTGTCGAAAGATGGACCGGCTTTGGACCATACTCATGTTAGTACAGCTGTGAAGGGAAGCTTTGGCTATCTAGACCCGGAGTACTTCAGGAGACAGCAGTTGACCGAGAAATCGGATGTGTACTCGTTTGGGGTTGTgttgtttgaagttgtttgtgcTAGAGCTGTGATCAACCCAACCTTGCCTAAAGATCAGATCAATCTTGCAGAATGGGCAATGAGATGGCAAAGGCAAAGATCAATTGAAACAATCATTGATCCTCATCTCAGAGGAAACTATTGTCCCGAATCCTTGGCGAAGTTTGGGGAGATAGCCGAGAAATGTCTCGCGGACGATGGGAAGAGCAGGCCAACTATGGGGGAGGTGTTGTGGCACTTAGAATATGTGTTGCAGCTACATGAAGCTTGGTTGAACAGGGACAGTATTGTAACTTCCTTCTCAAGTAGCCAAGATTTGAGAGGTGCAAAAGATGGAGGACTAGAATTGGTGCATGAGTCTTCAAGTCAAGATGAAGAAAATGAATGA